DNA from Plectropomus leopardus isolate mb unplaced genomic scaffold, YSFRI_Pleo_2.0 unplaced_scaffold25393, whole genome shotgun sequence:
caccatcaccaccatcaccatcaacatcatcaccatgaacatcaccattatcaccatcaccatcatcatcaccatcagctGTGTTTGGTTGCCAGGGTGACCGTGGCCCACCAGGGATCCCGGGACAGAAGGGAATTAAACTGTACGCAGAAGGACCCAAAGAACTGAaggtctgtccgtctgtccctctgtctctctgtctgtctgtctttatgtgtgtgtgtgtgtgtgtttgtgtgtgcgtgtgtgtgtgtgtgtgtttgtgtcgcGATCCTGCCTTTAAAAATTTGTGATATGATATTTCTGTCGTATCGCCCGCCTCTACTTTAAAGTAAAGGATCTGCATTCAGCTGCTGCCGGTTTGATGTTTCTGGTTTTTATGTTTCAGGGGGAACCAGGTGAAGTTGGATTCAAAGGCTGTCAAGGACTTCCTGTAAGTCAAAGCTGTCTCACAGTTGGACAGCCTGTCCGTCTGTGTCTTTCTCACAGAATCATTCTCTCAGCTAAGAAAACCATGTTTAATATTGTTAAATATTGTGtaattgacttttttggttgttatcagagtgatgtgtgtgttggttttcCTCTCCAGGGTGTGCCTGGGAAGGTCGGGGTTAAAGGAGGAAAGGGCGGGCGAGGAGATCCTGGTTCCctggtgagacagagagactccAGGAGACTTTCACTTGATGAAAATTAAAGTCTAGTCCTCAGACATGTGGCGGCTCTCTCTAGCTGAAAACGAGTCAAAGGGCGCGTTCAGCGAGTCATTCGACACTGAAGAATGATGATTGGACGCCACCTTTTTGCCCCTTTAAAGAATATGACATGATGAAAAAGGCGATGCGCAACTTGACAAAAATTGCCCCACAaaaaatagtatatatataatatatatattatataataataatgtagatTTATATTTCTTGcccttttaaacattatttttccaagaaaaatctaaaatctaaaataaagacatacatttttatggagaggctttaattttatatttttcttatttttgggttgttttcttttattttttatttttatctttcagtTGTATTTAATTATGAATGCTTCACAGTGTTTGAAACAagcatatgtaaaaaaaaaaaaaatcctggtttaacatgtttgctgtttgtgtttcagggtAAACCAGGGAAGGACGGCGTCCCGGGAGAGCTGGGAGAACCGGTAACATGCTGAGCTAACTGATCACATGCAGACAGCCTGTAATACCAGAACGTGTTCGTTCAGACTCCAAAAACTGATCACTGATCAGCTGGAGAAACTACATGAACCCTCAGGGACCATTTGCTGCATTTCACacacttttcttcttcctgttgtgataactgtgtgtgtgttgatgcatgtgtcctaaatgtagtccagattgggtatctgagtgtaatcagtgaatttgcagctcagctcctacaataagtctaaaatacactgaggGTTAActtgagctgtgtgtgtgcagggcgAGCCAGGGGATCGTGGGTACCTCGGCC
Protein-coding regions in this window:
- the LOC121966645 gene encoding otolin-1-A-like yields the protein GDRGPPGIPGQKGIKLYAEGPKELKGEPGEVGFKGCQGLPGVPGKVGVKGGKGGRGDPGSLGKPGKDGVPGELGEPGEPGDRGYLGPPGIDGATGEKGERGFPGLPGEMVWKHIFLKGQPGVAGPRGPTGVPGEQGLIGFPGLQGES